Proteins co-encoded in one Conger conger chromosome 4, fConCon1.1, whole genome shotgun sequence genomic window:
- the sec16b gene encoding protein transport protein Sec16B isoform X2, which yields MDPRDYPWHRFEPQGPQYYPPRPSYPQRSRDRDGYYRTGHNDDAYYPHRDPRVKQWPALDPRSGKHVIRPPPPRPDFTPDYWSGPATRPGYDSDRTSGRAHSRQGYEHHPHNYSSWDTREDYGYYDHGYHTGHYQHPDAVRWTQQDYWGSGPYQDQRYEQDWTGTAYPDQYRINQQTDNGNDFNSPDRDHARENGEGSGQASLYGTGTLAESKTSGLSSSSYELSQYIDGTDQNDLPPQSRWSPSKTDVSAYPRVEAPLKHCLPHVRASFGPTGQLVRVSPSLASQGEPALVELHSLEIILVETQDQQELRDFPGPLAREDLHKVDAISFALKRAESCLKDTSLQDSASAALLWQLLVLLCRQNGRIVGSDIAELLTRGSRAPGKCDGEVGLSDGPSLIDLSEDPTPETEVLEGPDLLTGAPAPSIQSADEDLQKYAQLLLAGRKKEALESAMKSGLWGHALFLASKMDNRSYTAVLNRFTGSLAASDPLQTLFQLLSGRIPAVATSCLSEKWGDWKPHLAVMLSNETGDSALHQKAIITMGDTLATRGVMNGAQFCYLTARAPFGVYTSRTDRLVLLGSTHSLPFRKFARNAAVQCTEVFEYSQRLGNATFFIPSFQVYKFLYACRLLDYGLASQAFHYCEVIGKALLGQEVSCAVLLGEVIKLAERLKQSEPQSSDADAHSPTREPEWLAQLRLRQGGQMGSYGYSDTSQSAAEENALANQENGVYPDPYAEDQEFPTGGMVDDVQPPDTLCPQFEGAIEQQVSHPWPQQPIWQAHSQPATLPVVGGQQYNHQFDHSTYPPTAPLNPPLNHHPLACQGDEIQLCTVGDLQLNGPEPITEGEGGGNHLTANQDRKAEEKNNLQPEKSTKSGWFSGWFKSKPHDVQKDTPAPPLFSTPPPSATIPAMFPPPPTSTGINPFSKKAGRPQSAMQGQVPFPSSTSMGLP from the exons ATGGATCCCAGAGATTACCCATGGCATCGATTTGAACCCCAGGGACCTCAGTACTACCCTCCCAGGCCTTCTTACCCACAAAGATCCAGGGACAGGGATGGGTACTACAGAACCGGACACAATGATGATGCATACTACCCCCACCGGGATCCTAGAGTTAAGCAGTGGCCGGCTTTGGACCCCCGGTCTGGGAAACACGTCATCCGTCCCCCGCCCCCGAGACCAGACTTCACACCCGATTACTGGAGCGGCCCCGCCACTAGACCAGGCTATGATTCTGATAGAACAAGTGGTCGAGCCCACTCAAG ACAGGGTTATGAGCATCATCCACACAACTATTCATCTTGGGACACCAGAGAAGACTATGGGTATTATGATCATGGCTATCACACAGGGCATTACCAGCACCCAG ATGCTGTCCGATGGACTCAGCAAGATTACTGGGGGTCAGGGCCCTATCAGGACCAAAGATATGAACAAGACTGGACTGGCACCGCCTACCCAGATCAGTACAG AATCAATCAGCAAACAGACAATGGCAACGACTTTAACAGTCCTGACAGAGACCATGCCAGGGAAAATGGAGAAGGTTCAGGGCAG GCCTCTCTGTATGGAACCGGGACATTGGCAGAGTCCAAAACCTCTGGGCTCTCCTCCAGCAGCTACGAGTTGAGCCAGTACATAGACGGCACGGATCAGAATGACCTGCCCCCACAGTCTCGCTGGAGTCCCTCAAAAACAG ATGTCAGCGCTTACCCCCGGGTGGAGGCCCCGCTGAAGCACTGCCTGCCCCACGTGAGGGCCAGCTTCGGGCCCACAGGTCAGCTGGTCCGGGTCAGCCCCAGCCTGGCCTCACAGGGAGAGCCCGCCCTGGTGGAGCTCCACAGCCTCGAG ATAATCCTTGTGGAGACTCAGGATCAGCAAGAATTGCGAGACTTCCCTGGGCCACTGGCGAG GGAAGACCTACACAAGGTGGATGCAATTTCTTTTGCCCTGAAGAGGGCAGAATCCTGCCTGAAGGACACCTCACTGCAAGACAGTGCCTCTGCTGCCCTCCTGTGGCAACTGCTGGTACTTCTGTGCAGACAGAATGGT AGGATTGTGGGCTCGGATATCGCCGAGCTCCTGACCAGAGGCTCCCGGGCCCCGGGAAAGTGCGATGGGGAGGTGGGTCTCTCTGACGGGCCCAGCCTCATCGACCTGAGTGAGGACCCCACTCCTGAAACCGAGGTTCTGGAAGGGCCCGACCTGCTGACCGGGGCCCCGGCCCCGAGCATCCAGTCCGCAGACGAGGACCTGCAGAAGTACGCGCAGCTCCTATTGGCTGGGAGGAAGAAG GAGGCTCTGGAGTCGGCCATGAAGAGTGGACTGTGGGGCCATGCCCTGTTTCTGGCCAGTAAAATGGACAACAGGTCCTACACCGCTGTGCTAAACAG GTTTACAGGAAGTTTGGCCGCCAGTGACCCCCTCCAGACTCTGTTCCAGCTGCTGTCCGGAAGAATCCCTGCTGTTGCCACG AGTTGTCTCAGTGAGAAGTGGGGAGACTGGAAGCCTCACCTGGCGGTTATGCTGTCCAACGAGACTGGAGATAGCGCCCTGCACCAGAAAGCCATCATCACTATGGGCGATACTCTGG CCACCAGGGGTGTGATGAACGGAGCCCAGTTCTGCTACCTGACAGCACGTGCCCCTTTTGGTGTTTACACCTCCAGAACAGATAGACTTGTCCTTCTGGGAAGCACTCATAG TTTGCCTTTCCGGAAATTTGCTCGGAATGCTGCAGTCCAGTGCACAGAAGTGTTTGAGTACTCCCAGAGATTGGGAAATGCCACTTTCTTCATTCCTTCATTCCAG GTCTACAAATTTCTGTACGCCTGTCGCCTGCTGGACTATGGTCTGGCATCTCAGGCCTTCCACTACTGCGAAGTGATCGGAAAGGCCCTGCTAGGGCAAGAGGTCTCTTGTGCTGTCTTGCTGGGAGAGGTCATTAAG CTGGCTGAGAGGCTGAAGCAATCAGAGCCGCAGTCGAGCGATGCAGACGCACACAGTCCCACCCGGGAACCTGAGTGGCTGGCACAGCTGCGTCTCCGACAGGGGGGTCAG ATGGGGAGCTATGGTTATAGTgacaccagccaatcagctgctgaAGAAAATGCATTAGCAAACCAGGAGAATGGAGTGTACCCAG ATCCCTATGCAGAAGATCAGGAGTTCCCTACAGGTGGAATGGTAGATGACGTCCAGCCACCAGATACTCTTTGCCCACAGTTTGAAGGTGCCATAGAACAGCAGGTTTCCCATCCCTGGCCACAGCAGCCCATCTGGCAAGCGCACAGCCAGCCTGCAACACTCCCAGTAGTCGGAGGACAGCAATACAACCACCAGTTTGATCATAGCACATACCCACCAACTGCACCTCTGAATCCGCCACTTAACCATCACCCCTTGGCTTGTCAAG GGGATGAGATTCAGCTTTGCACAGTGGGG GATCTGCAGTTGAATGGGCCGGAGCCAAtcacagagggggagggagggggcaacCATCTGACAGCCAACCAGGACAGGAAGGCTGAAGAGAAGAACAATTTGCAGCCTGAGAAG AGCACTAAATCAGGATGGTTTAGTGGTTGGTTCAAGTCAAAGCCTCATGACGTCCAGAAG GACACCCCAGcacctcctctcttctccacccctcccccatcagCCACCATTCCAGCCATGTTTCCTCCTCCACCTACGTCCACAGGGATTAACCCATTCTCCAAAAAGGCTG GGAGGCCGCAGTctgcaatgcagggtcaagttCCGTTCCCCAGCTCCACCTCCATGGGCCTCCCTTAG
- the sec16b gene encoding protein transport protein Sec16B isoform X3: protein MDPRDYPWHRFEPQGPQYYPPRPSYPQRSRDRDGYYRTGHNDDAYYPHRDPRVKQWPALDPRSGKHVIRPPPPRPDFTPDYWSGPATRPGYDSDRTSGRAHSRQGYEHHPHNYSSWDTREDYGYYDHGYHTGHYQHPDAVRWTQQDYWGSGPYQDQRYEQDWTGTAYPDQYRINQQTDNGNDFNSPDRDHARENGEGSGQASLYGTGTLAESKTSGLSSSSYELSQYIDGTDQNDLPPQSRWSPSKTDVSAYPRVEAPLKHCLPHVRASFGPTGQLVRVSPSLASQGEPALVELHSLEIILVETQDQQELRDFPGPLAREDLHKVDAISFALKRAESCLKDTSLQDSASAALLWQLLVLLCRQNGRIVGSDIAELLTRGSRAPGKCDGEVGLSDGPSLIDLSEDPTPETEVLEGPDLLTGAPAPSIQSADEDLQKYAQLLLAGRKKEALESAMKSGLWGHALFLASKMDNRSYTAVLNRFTGSLAASDPLQTLFQLLSGRIPAVATSCLSEKWGDWKPHLAVMLSNETGDSALHQKAIITMGDTLATRGVMNGAQFCYLTARAPFGVYTSRTDRLVLLGSTHSLPFRKFARNAAVQCTEVFEYSQRLGNATFFIPSFQVYKFLYACRLLDYGLASQAFHYCEVIGKALLGQEVSCAVLLGEVIKLAERLKQSEPQSSDADAHSPTREPEWLAQLRLRQGGQMGSYGYSDTSQSAAEENALANQENGVYPDPYAEDQEFPTGGMVDDVQPPDTLCPQFEGAIEQQVSHPWPQQPIWQAHSQPATLPVVGGQQYNHQFDHSTYPPTAPLNPPLNHHPLACQGDEIQLCTVGDLQLNGPEPITEGEGGGNHLTANQDRKAEEKNNLQPEKDTPAPPLFSTPPPSATIPAMFPPPPTSTGINPFSKKAGRPQSAMQGQVPFPSSTSMGLP from the exons ATGGATCCCAGAGATTACCCATGGCATCGATTTGAACCCCAGGGACCTCAGTACTACCCTCCCAGGCCTTCTTACCCACAAAGATCCAGGGACAGGGATGGGTACTACAGAACCGGACACAATGATGATGCATACTACCCCCACCGGGATCCTAGAGTTAAGCAGTGGCCGGCTTTGGACCCCCGGTCTGGGAAACACGTCATCCGTCCCCCGCCCCCGAGACCAGACTTCACACCCGATTACTGGAGCGGCCCCGCCACTAGACCAGGCTATGATTCTGATAGAACAAGTGGTCGAGCCCACTCAAG ACAGGGTTATGAGCATCATCCACACAACTATTCATCTTGGGACACCAGAGAAGACTATGGGTATTATGATCATGGCTATCACACAGGGCATTACCAGCACCCAG ATGCTGTCCGATGGACTCAGCAAGATTACTGGGGGTCAGGGCCCTATCAGGACCAAAGATATGAACAAGACTGGACTGGCACCGCCTACCCAGATCAGTACAG AATCAATCAGCAAACAGACAATGGCAACGACTTTAACAGTCCTGACAGAGACCATGCCAGGGAAAATGGAGAAGGTTCAGGGCAG GCCTCTCTGTATGGAACCGGGACATTGGCAGAGTCCAAAACCTCTGGGCTCTCCTCCAGCAGCTACGAGTTGAGCCAGTACATAGACGGCACGGATCAGAATGACCTGCCCCCACAGTCTCGCTGGAGTCCCTCAAAAACAG ATGTCAGCGCTTACCCCCGGGTGGAGGCCCCGCTGAAGCACTGCCTGCCCCACGTGAGGGCCAGCTTCGGGCCCACAGGTCAGCTGGTCCGGGTCAGCCCCAGCCTGGCCTCACAGGGAGAGCCCGCCCTGGTGGAGCTCCACAGCCTCGAG ATAATCCTTGTGGAGACTCAGGATCAGCAAGAATTGCGAGACTTCCCTGGGCCACTGGCGAG GGAAGACCTACACAAGGTGGATGCAATTTCTTTTGCCCTGAAGAGGGCAGAATCCTGCCTGAAGGACACCTCACTGCAAGACAGTGCCTCTGCTGCCCTCCTGTGGCAACTGCTGGTACTTCTGTGCAGACAGAATGGT AGGATTGTGGGCTCGGATATCGCCGAGCTCCTGACCAGAGGCTCCCGGGCCCCGGGAAAGTGCGATGGGGAGGTGGGTCTCTCTGACGGGCCCAGCCTCATCGACCTGAGTGAGGACCCCACTCCTGAAACCGAGGTTCTGGAAGGGCCCGACCTGCTGACCGGGGCCCCGGCCCCGAGCATCCAGTCCGCAGACGAGGACCTGCAGAAGTACGCGCAGCTCCTATTGGCTGGGAGGAAGAAG GAGGCTCTGGAGTCGGCCATGAAGAGTGGACTGTGGGGCCATGCCCTGTTTCTGGCCAGTAAAATGGACAACAGGTCCTACACCGCTGTGCTAAACAG GTTTACAGGAAGTTTGGCCGCCAGTGACCCCCTCCAGACTCTGTTCCAGCTGCTGTCCGGAAGAATCCCTGCTGTTGCCACG AGTTGTCTCAGTGAGAAGTGGGGAGACTGGAAGCCTCACCTGGCGGTTATGCTGTCCAACGAGACTGGAGATAGCGCCCTGCACCAGAAAGCCATCATCACTATGGGCGATACTCTGG CCACCAGGGGTGTGATGAACGGAGCCCAGTTCTGCTACCTGACAGCACGTGCCCCTTTTGGTGTTTACACCTCCAGAACAGATAGACTTGTCCTTCTGGGAAGCACTCATAG TTTGCCTTTCCGGAAATTTGCTCGGAATGCTGCAGTCCAGTGCACAGAAGTGTTTGAGTACTCCCAGAGATTGGGAAATGCCACTTTCTTCATTCCTTCATTCCAG GTCTACAAATTTCTGTACGCCTGTCGCCTGCTGGACTATGGTCTGGCATCTCAGGCCTTCCACTACTGCGAAGTGATCGGAAAGGCCCTGCTAGGGCAAGAGGTCTCTTGTGCTGTCTTGCTGGGAGAGGTCATTAAG CTGGCTGAGAGGCTGAAGCAATCAGAGCCGCAGTCGAGCGATGCAGACGCACACAGTCCCACCCGGGAACCTGAGTGGCTGGCACAGCTGCGTCTCCGACAGGGGGGTCAG ATGGGGAGCTATGGTTATAGTgacaccagccaatcagctgctgaAGAAAATGCATTAGCAAACCAGGAGAATGGAGTGTACCCAG ATCCCTATGCAGAAGATCAGGAGTTCCCTACAGGTGGAATGGTAGATGACGTCCAGCCACCAGATACTCTTTGCCCACAGTTTGAAGGTGCCATAGAACAGCAGGTTTCCCATCCCTGGCCACAGCAGCCCATCTGGCAAGCGCACAGCCAGCCTGCAACACTCCCAGTAGTCGGAGGACAGCAATACAACCACCAGTTTGATCATAGCACATACCCACCAACTGCACCTCTGAATCCGCCACTTAACCATCACCCCTTGGCTTGTCAAG GGGATGAGATTCAGCTTTGCACAGTGGGG GATCTGCAGTTGAATGGGCCGGAGCCAAtcacagagggggagggagggggcaacCATCTGACAGCCAACCAGGACAGGAAGGCTGAAGAGAAGAACAATTTGCAGCCTGAGAAG GACACCCCAGcacctcctctcttctccacccctcccccatcagCCACCATTCCAGCCATGTTTCCTCCTCCACCTACGTCCACAGGGATTAACCCATTCTCCAAAAAGGCTG GGAGGCCGCAGTctgcaatgcagggtcaagttCCGTTCCCCAGCTCCACCTCCATGGGCCTCCCTTAG
- the gadd45ab gene encoding growth arrest and DNA-damage-inducible, alpha, b, producing the protein MCNMTFEELSGEHSAERMDSVAKALEEVLSSALPQGCITVGVYEAAKSLNIDPDNVVLCLLATDEEDVKDVALQIHFTLIQAFCCENDINILRVNNTRRLAEILGGVKQGGEPMDLHCILVTNPQSSAWKDPALSKVNGFCRDSRCLDQWVPVINLPER; encoded by the exons ATGTGCAATATGACATTTGAGGAGCTAAGTGGGGAACACTCTGCAGAAAG GATGGATTCAGTGGCAAAAGCATTGGAAGAAGTTCTCAGTTCTGCATTACCACAAGGATGTATTACTGTTGGCGTTTACGAAGCTGCAAAGTCACTGAACAT AGATCCGGATAACGTGGTATTATGCCTGTTGGCTACCGACGAAGAGGATGTGAAGGACGTTGCTCTCCAAATCCATTTTACTTTGATTCAGGCTTTCTGctgtgaaaatgacatcaacaTCCTGCGAGTGAACAACACGAGACGTCTGGCAGAGATCCTTGGGGGAGTAAAACAGGGTGGAGAGCCGATGGATCTACACTGCATTTTAGTCACG AATCCTCAGTCATCCGCATGGAAAGACCCGGCTCTGAGCAAAGTCAACGGCTTCTGCAGAGACAGCCGCTGTCTGGACCAGTGGGTGCCGGTCATTAACCTTCCGGAGCGATGA
- the sec16b gene encoding protein transport protein Sec16B isoform X1: MDPRDYPWHRFEPQGPQYYPPRPSYPQRSRDRDGYYRTGHNDDAYYPHRDPRVKQWPALDPRSGKHVIRPPPPRPDFTPDYWSGPATRPGYDSDRTSGRAHSRQGYEHHPHNYSSWDTREDYGYYDHGYHTGHYQHPDAVRWTQQDYWGSGPYQDQRYEQDWTGTAYPDQYRINQQTDNGNDFNSPDRDHARENGEGSGQASLYGTGTLAESKTSGLSSSSYELSQYIDGTDQNDLPPQSRWSPSKTDVSAYPRVEAPLKHCLPHVRASFGPTGQLVRVSPSLASQGEPALVELHSLEIILVETQDQQELRDFPGPLAREDLHKVDAISFALKRAESCLKDTSLQDSASAALLWQLLVLLCRQNGRIVGSDIAELLTRGSRAPGKCDGEVGLSDGPSLIDLSEDPTPETEVLEGPDLLTGAPAPSIQSADEDLQKYAQLLLAGRKKEALESAMKSGLWGHALFLASKMDNRSYTAVLNRFTGSLAASDPLQTLFQLLSGRIPAVATSCLSEKWGDWKPHLAVMLSNETGDSALHQKAIITMGDTLATRGVMNGAQFCYLTARAPFGVYTSRTDRLVLLGSTHSLPFRKFARNAAVQCTEVFEYSQRLGNATFFIPSFQVYKFLYACRLLDYGLASQAFHYCEVIGKALLGQEVSCAVLLGEVIKLAERLKQSEPQSSDADAHSPTREPEWLAQLRLRQGGQMGSYGYSDTSQSAAEENALANQENGVYPDPYAEDQEFPTGGMVDDVQPPDTLCPQFEGAIEQQVSHPWPQQPIWQAHSQPATLPVVGGQQYNHQFDHSTYPPTAPLNPPLNHHPLACQGDEIQLCTVGDLQLNGPEPITEGEGGGNHLTANQDRKAEEKNNLQPEKSTKSGWFSGWFKSKPHDVQKVGSEDAALAPGVKDTPAPPLFSTPPPSATIPAMFPPPPTSTGINPFSKKAGRPQSAMQGQVPFPSSTSMGLP, from the exons ATGGATCCCAGAGATTACCCATGGCATCGATTTGAACCCCAGGGACCTCAGTACTACCCTCCCAGGCCTTCTTACCCACAAAGATCCAGGGACAGGGATGGGTACTACAGAACCGGACACAATGATGATGCATACTACCCCCACCGGGATCCTAGAGTTAAGCAGTGGCCGGCTTTGGACCCCCGGTCTGGGAAACACGTCATCCGTCCCCCGCCCCCGAGACCAGACTTCACACCCGATTACTGGAGCGGCCCCGCCACTAGACCAGGCTATGATTCTGATAGAACAAGTGGTCGAGCCCACTCAAG ACAGGGTTATGAGCATCATCCACACAACTATTCATCTTGGGACACCAGAGAAGACTATGGGTATTATGATCATGGCTATCACACAGGGCATTACCAGCACCCAG ATGCTGTCCGATGGACTCAGCAAGATTACTGGGGGTCAGGGCCCTATCAGGACCAAAGATATGAACAAGACTGGACTGGCACCGCCTACCCAGATCAGTACAG AATCAATCAGCAAACAGACAATGGCAACGACTTTAACAGTCCTGACAGAGACCATGCCAGGGAAAATGGAGAAGGTTCAGGGCAG GCCTCTCTGTATGGAACCGGGACATTGGCAGAGTCCAAAACCTCTGGGCTCTCCTCCAGCAGCTACGAGTTGAGCCAGTACATAGACGGCACGGATCAGAATGACCTGCCCCCACAGTCTCGCTGGAGTCCCTCAAAAACAG ATGTCAGCGCTTACCCCCGGGTGGAGGCCCCGCTGAAGCACTGCCTGCCCCACGTGAGGGCCAGCTTCGGGCCCACAGGTCAGCTGGTCCGGGTCAGCCCCAGCCTGGCCTCACAGGGAGAGCCCGCCCTGGTGGAGCTCCACAGCCTCGAG ATAATCCTTGTGGAGACTCAGGATCAGCAAGAATTGCGAGACTTCCCTGGGCCACTGGCGAG GGAAGACCTACACAAGGTGGATGCAATTTCTTTTGCCCTGAAGAGGGCAGAATCCTGCCTGAAGGACACCTCACTGCAAGACAGTGCCTCTGCTGCCCTCCTGTGGCAACTGCTGGTACTTCTGTGCAGACAGAATGGT AGGATTGTGGGCTCGGATATCGCCGAGCTCCTGACCAGAGGCTCCCGGGCCCCGGGAAAGTGCGATGGGGAGGTGGGTCTCTCTGACGGGCCCAGCCTCATCGACCTGAGTGAGGACCCCACTCCTGAAACCGAGGTTCTGGAAGGGCCCGACCTGCTGACCGGGGCCCCGGCCCCGAGCATCCAGTCCGCAGACGAGGACCTGCAGAAGTACGCGCAGCTCCTATTGGCTGGGAGGAAGAAG GAGGCTCTGGAGTCGGCCATGAAGAGTGGACTGTGGGGCCATGCCCTGTTTCTGGCCAGTAAAATGGACAACAGGTCCTACACCGCTGTGCTAAACAG GTTTACAGGAAGTTTGGCCGCCAGTGACCCCCTCCAGACTCTGTTCCAGCTGCTGTCCGGAAGAATCCCTGCTGTTGCCACG AGTTGTCTCAGTGAGAAGTGGGGAGACTGGAAGCCTCACCTGGCGGTTATGCTGTCCAACGAGACTGGAGATAGCGCCCTGCACCAGAAAGCCATCATCACTATGGGCGATACTCTGG CCACCAGGGGTGTGATGAACGGAGCCCAGTTCTGCTACCTGACAGCACGTGCCCCTTTTGGTGTTTACACCTCCAGAACAGATAGACTTGTCCTTCTGGGAAGCACTCATAG TTTGCCTTTCCGGAAATTTGCTCGGAATGCTGCAGTCCAGTGCACAGAAGTGTTTGAGTACTCCCAGAGATTGGGAAATGCCACTTTCTTCATTCCTTCATTCCAG GTCTACAAATTTCTGTACGCCTGTCGCCTGCTGGACTATGGTCTGGCATCTCAGGCCTTCCACTACTGCGAAGTGATCGGAAAGGCCCTGCTAGGGCAAGAGGTCTCTTGTGCTGTCTTGCTGGGAGAGGTCATTAAG CTGGCTGAGAGGCTGAAGCAATCAGAGCCGCAGTCGAGCGATGCAGACGCACACAGTCCCACCCGGGAACCTGAGTGGCTGGCACAGCTGCGTCTCCGACAGGGGGGTCAG ATGGGGAGCTATGGTTATAGTgacaccagccaatcagctgctgaAGAAAATGCATTAGCAAACCAGGAGAATGGAGTGTACCCAG ATCCCTATGCAGAAGATCAGGAGTTCCCTACAGGTGGAATGGTAGATGACGTCCAGCCACCAGATACTCTTTGCCCACAGTTTGAAGGTGCCATAGAACAGCAGGTTTCCCATCCCTGGCCACAGCAGCCCATCTGGCAAGCGCACAGCCAGCCTGCAACACTCCCAGTAGTCGGAGGACAGCAATACAACCACCAGTTTGATCATAGCACATACCCACCAACTGCACCTCTGAATCCGCCACTTAACCATCACCCCTTGGCTTGTCAAG GGGATGAGATTCAGCTTTGCACAGTGGGG GATCTGCAGTTGAATGGGCCGGAGCCAAtcacagagggggagggagggggcaacCATCTGACAGCCAACCAGGACAGGAAGGCTGAAGAGAAGAACAATTTGCAGCCTGAGAAG AGCACTAAATCAGGATGGTTTAGTGGTTGGTTCAAGTCAAAGCCTCATGACGTCCAGAAGGTGGGCAGTGAGGATGCTGCTCTTGCCCCTGGGgtaaag GACACCCCAGcacctcctctcttctccacccctcccccatcagCCACCATTCCAGCCATGTTTCCTCCTCCACCTACGTCCACAGGGATTAACCCATTCTCCAAAAAGGCTG GGAGGCCGCAGTctgcaatgcagggtcaagttCCGTTCCCCAGCTCCACCTCCATGGGCCTCCCTTAG
- the znf648 gene encoding zinc finger protein 648, protein MAEQMQAELRLVLEGNSKSFNDEGYSQGRNKTACGRDEIVYPLSKNITFINAEGLVGHYPLPLSLASSTSGSDFSISDDSPDWTLPDKFSRMVSEEERGTCSRDHVQSMSAGPIKYSLITQQDGDQSSHRKPTSDEHSMMGTQNGGPNVEKTVEEQTTPIVLPAIKKQGVQGDNVNRPYKCSHCDWAFKKLSNLLSHIDTHRGLKPHVCEQCGKAYSHQGTLQQHKRLHTGERPYLCPFCDRTYIWSSDYRKHIRTHTGEKPYVCGSCGKDFVRSSDLRKHERNIHTNNKPYPCPQCGKTFNKPLSLLRHQRTHLGEKPFSCPDCGKAFAVASRMVEHQKTHRGVRPYTCHVCLKAFTKSSNLLEHQTLHSGLRPHKCSECGVAFAMASRLARHQRVHTGKQPFGCPRCGRAFSRPSALKRHQEQLCG, encoded by the coding sequence ATGGCTGAACAGATGCAAGCAGAGCTCAGACTTGTACTGGAGGGGAATTCAAAGAGTTTTAATGATGAGGGTTATTCACAGGGAAGAAACAAAACAGCTTGTGGTAGGGATGAGATTGTTTACCCTCTGTCCAAGAACATCACATTTATCAATGCTGAGGGACTAGTAGGACACTACCCTCTACCCTTGTCTTTAGCCAGCAGCACCAGTGGGTCAGATTTCTCCATTTCTGATGACTCACCTGACTGGACACTACCTGACAAATTTAGTAGAATGGTCTCTGAAGAGGAGAGAGGCACATGTAGTCGTGACCATGTTCAGAGCATGTCAGCTGGTCCCATCAAATACAGCTTGATAACTCAACAAGATGGGGACCAGAGCAGCCACCGGAAACCTACCTCAGATGAGCATTCAATGATGGGGACCCAAAATGGTGGACCAAATGTAGAAAAAACTGTGGAAGAGCAGACGACCCCAATTGTGCTTCCTGCTATAAAGAAACAGGGTGTCCAGGGAGACAATGTGAACCGTCCCTACAAGTGCTCACACTGCGACTGGGCTTTCAAAAAGTTAAGCAACCTACTGAGCCACATTGATACGCACAGAGGTCTGAAGCCCCACGTGTGCGAGCAATGCGGCAAGGCCTACTCCCACCAAGGCACTCTGCAGCAGCACAAACGCCTGCACACGGGAGAGAGGCCCTACCTGTGCCCCTTCTGCGACAGGACCTACATCTGGTCGTCGGACTACCGCAAACACATCCGCACCCACACGGGTGAGAAGCCCTACGTCTGCGGGTCGTGCGGGAAGGACTTTGTGCGCTCGTCCGACCTGCGCAAGCACGAGCGCAacatacacaccaacaacaAGCCCTACCCCTGCCCGCAGTGCGGCAAGACCTTCAACAAGCCCCTGTCCCTGCTCCGCCACCAGCGCACCCACCTCGGGGAGAAGCCCTTCAGCTGCCCGGACTGCGGGAAGGCCTTCGCCGTGGCCAGCCGCATGGTGGAGCACCAGAAGACCCACCGGGGCGTGCGGCCGTACACCTGCCACGTGTGCCTCAAGGCCTTCACCAAGTCCTCCAACCTGCTGGAGCACCAGACCCTGCACAGCGGCTTGCGGCCTCACAAGTGCTCCGAGTGCGGGGTGGCCTTCGCCATGGCCTCCCGCCTGGCTCGACACCAGCGCGTCCACACGGGGAAACAGCCGTTCGGATGCCCCCGGTGCGGCAGAGCCTTCAGCCGTCCCAGCGCGCTCAAGCGCCACCAGGAGCAGCTCTGCGGTTAG